A stretch of Sphingomicrobium flavum DNA encodes these proteins:
- the secB gene encoding protein-export chaperone SecB, whose translation MADNETPENDAPKADAPTGDTPQADPVAPPPPPQAEGTNPDNAPQIANLVQYVKDLSVENPNSPAVFQWKGQPRIDVNFNIAVEQAGEGLREVILKVEAQASTEEGVQFIVDLTYAGLYGFRNIDEAQLHPFFYVEAPTMLFPFARQVVAEAVGNAGFPPLMLEPIDFRGTYLREMANQQVPAATNGASGLEPKADA comes from the coding sequence ATGGCCGACAATGAAACTCCCGAAAATGACGCCCCCAAGGCCGATGCGCCGACCGGCGATACGCCGCAGGCCGATCCGGTAGCCCCCCCGCCCCCGCCGCAGGCTGAAGGCACCAATCCGGACAACGCCCCGCAGATCGCCAATCTTGTGCAATATGTGAAGGATCTGTCGGTCGAAAATCCCAATTCGCCCGCCGTCTTCCAGTGGAAGGGCCAGCCGCGCATCGACGTCAATTTCAACATTGCCGTCGAACAGGCAGGCGAAGGCCTGCGCGAAGTGATTCTCAAGGTCGAAGCCCAGGCCTCGACCGAGGAAGGCGTCCAGTTCATCGTCGATCTGACCTATGCGGGCCTATATGGCTTCCGCAACATCGACGAAGCCCAGCTGCATCCCTTCTTCTATGTCGAAGCGCCGACCATGCTCTTCCCCTTCGCGCGCCAGGTGGTGGCCGAAGCGGTCGGCAATGCCGGCTTCCCGCCGCTGATGCTCGAGCCCATCGATTTCCGCGGCACCTATCTGCGCGAAATGGCCAACCAGCAGGTTCCGGCAGCCACCAACGGTGCTTCGGGCCTTGAGCCCAAGGCCGACGCCTAA
- the murJ gene encoding murein biosynthesis integral membrane protein MurJ — protein sequence MNLVKAGGTIGGLTLVSRILGFVREMIFARIMGASAAADVFYWAFQLPNLLRRLFGEGAFSQGFVPLFARYTAKGADGDLTEAKRFAEEVQAVFLPILILVTAVFIIFMPAVVLAVVSENWTSDADKFAFTVELGRVVFPYLIFISLVSLFSGILNSLYRFTAAAFAPALLNVALVAALLLFPEGGETTARAMIWSVLAGGVLQLAFLVIATRRAGLSLKLLPPRMTPRVKELLIIILPATIGAGGYYLSQVIYLYFATKLDEGTLVYLQQADRLNQLPLALVGAAISTAILPSISRHIERAESKQAANVQGRATELAMLLTIPAAVGLSVAADPIMSLLFEGGEFSAEDARTSALVLSFLVAGLPAYVMIKVLAPGFYARKNVRTPVIVSLATIFFGVLLNWMFLDEYGIIMLPISTAIAAWLNAIILYSILHAKDHFRLEGWLVTRLLRQLFAAAVMAAIILLLQGPLEAWIGNSTGKKVLGTVALVGAGGIAYLVLAWFTGAMDKEDILILMRKKKVDNVVN from the coding sequence ATGAATCTCGTCAAAGCCGGGGGCACGATTGGCGGCCTGACGCTGGTCAGCCGCATCCTCGGCTTTGTGCGCGAGATGATCTTTGCCCGCATCATGGGGGCGTCGGCTGCGGCCGACGTCTTCTACTGGGCCTTCCAGCTACCCAATCTGCTGCGCCGCCTTTTTGGTGAAGGCGCCTTCAGCCAGGGCTTCGTGCCCCTATTTGCGCGCTACACCGCCAAGGGCGCGGATGGCGACCTGACCGAAGCCAAGCGCTTCGCCGAGGAAGTGCAGGCGGTTTTCCTGCCTATCCTGATCCTCGTCACTGCAGTCTTCATCATCTTCATGCCTGCGGTGGTGCTGGCCGTGGTCAGCGAAAATTGGACGAGCGATGCGGACAAGTTCGCCTTCACAGTGGAACTGGGCCGGGTCGTTTTTCCCTATTTGATCTTCATTTCTCTGGTCTCCCTGTTCAGCGGGATCCTGAACTCGCTCTACCGCTTCACCGCGGCGGCCTTTGCTCCTGCCCTGCTCAACGTCGCCTTGGTCGCAGCCCTCTTGCTCTTCCCCGAAGGCGGGGAAACGACTGCGCGCGCCATGATCTGGTCGGTGCTGGCGGGCGGCGTGCTGCAACTGGCTTTCCTTGTCATCGCCACCCGCCGCGCCGGGCTCAGCCTGAAATTGCTGCCGCCGCGCATGACCCCGCGGGTCAAGGAATTGCTGATCATCATCCTGCCCGCCACCATCGGCGCGGGCGGCTATTATCTCAGCCAGGTCATCTATCTCTATTTCGCGACCAAGCTGGATGAAGGCACACTCGTCTATCTCCAGCAGGCCGACCGATTGAACCAGCTGCCGCTGGCTCTGGTCGGCGCCGCCATCTCGACCGCCATCCTGCCCTCGATCAGCCGCCATATCGAGCGCGCCGAATCCAAGCAGGCCGCCAATGTCCAGGGCCGCGCGACCGAGTTGGCCATGCTGCTCACCATTCCCGCCGCTGTCGGCCTGTCGGTCGCAGCCGATCCGATCATGAGCCTCTTGTTCGAAGGCGGCGAATTTTCCGCCGAGGATGCGCGCACTTCCGCACTCGTCCTTTCCTTCCTTGTTGCAGGGCTGCCGGCCTATGTGATGATCAAGGTGCTGGCGCCCGGCTTCTACGCCCGCAAGAATGTGCGCACTCCGGTCATCGTCAGCCTCGCCACCATCTTCTTCGGCGTCCTGCTCAACTGGATGTTCCTCGACGAGTACGGCATCATCATGCTGCCTATCTCGACCGCCATTGCGGCCTGGCTCAATGCGATCATCCTCTACTCCATCCTCCACGCCAAGGACCATTTCCGCCTGGAAGGCTGGCTCGTTACCCGCCTGCTGCGCCAGCTTTTCGCCGCCGCGGTAATGGCCGCCATCATCCTGCTGCTGCAGGGACCGCTCGAGGCATGGATCGGCAATTCAACGGGCAAGAAGGTACTGGGCACCGTTGCGCTGGTCGGCGCGGGCGGCATCGCCTATTTGGTGCTCGCATGGTTCACGGGCGCGATGGATAAGGAAGATATCCTCATCCTCATGCGCAAGAAGAAGGTCGATAATGTCGTCAACTAA
- the trpS gene encoding tryptophan--tRNA ligase, with translation MRVVSGIQPTGNLHLGNLLGAILRWVRMQDEADCLFFLADLHAITVPIDPSELRANVREMAAALIASGIDPNKSTLFAHSDVPAHPELAWILGCTAKMGWLNRMTQFKAKSGKNKENASVGLFTYPVLQAADVLLYNATHVPVGDDQKQHIELARDIAEAFNHHSGTELFTAPLPYIGGGAAARVMSLRNGAEKMSKSATSDMTRINLTDDDDLILQKIRKAKTDPEALPDNEADLEGRAEAKNLVGIMAAIQDRSVDAVLADYAGKGFGDFKPALADALISMLSPLRGRLMELREDKAELDRILDEGAAKARTLAQPTLAAAYRAVGLRR, from the coding sequence ATGCGCGTCGTATCGGGCATCCAGCCCACCGGAAATCTACACCTTGGCAATTTGCTGGGCGCGATCCTGCGCTGGGTGCGGATGCAGGACGAAGCGGACTGCCTATTCTTCTTGGCTGACCTGCACGCCATCACCGTGCCGATCGATCCGTCCGAACTGCGCGCCAATGTGCGCGAAATGGCGGCTGCCCTGATCGCCAGCGGGATCGACCCCAACAAGTCGACCCTGTTCGCGCATAGCGATGTCCCCGCCCATCCCGAATTGGCCTGGATCCTGGGTTGTACCGCCAAGATGGGTTGGCTCAATAGAATGACCCAGTTCAAGGCGAAGAGCGGCAAGAATAAGGAAAATGCCAGCGTCGGCCTGTTCACCTACCCGGTGCTGCAGGCCGCCGACGTGCTGCTCTACAACGCCACCCATGTCCCGGTAGGCGATGACCAGAAGCAGCATATCGAACTGGCCCGCGACATTGCCGAGGCGTTCAACCATCATAGCGGCACCGAGCTGTTCACAGCACCCCTGCCCTATATCGGCGGCGGCGCGGCGGCGCGGGTGATGAGCCTGCGCAATGGTGCGGAAAAAATGTCCAAGTCCGCGACAAGCGACATGACGCGCATCAACCTGACTGATGATGACGATTTGATCCTGCAGAAGATCCGCAAGGCCAAGACCGATCCCGAAGCGCTGCCCGACAATGAAGCCGATCTGGAAGGCCGCGCCGAGGCGAAAAATCTCGTCGGCATCATGGCCGCGATCCAGGACCGCAGTGTCGATGCCGTGCTGGCCGATTATGCGGGCAAGGGCTTTGGCGACTTCAAGCCCGCGCTCGCCGATGCGCTGATCTCCATGCTCTCGCCGCTGCGGGGGCGCCTGATGGAGCTGCGCGAAGACAAGGCCGAGCTCGATCGGATCCTCGATGAAGGCGCCGCCAAGGCCCGCACGCTGGCCCAGCCAACGCTGGCCGCAGCTTATCGCGCCGTAGGGCTGCGTCGCTAA
- a CDS encoding DUF4136 domain-containing protein translates to MRNSFKTAIAAAALSACTTSGMPAQVSRYQQMPATTGESFFVVAADPAKQGSLEFQRFGELVSAEMAAQGYAMASSPDDATMLVQVDYGVDEGRDRTVSDPYYDRFGWDRGWASPYRSGFLRPVYYRDRHGNLRRTYVRSGYGYGYYSGWDDPFWFSSGRNRVRSYTEYRSSLDVDIVRNNGGPMLFEGTAQARSTTDDLGELVPNLVTAMFTGFPGHNGETVKITVKPEKQD, encoded by the coding sequence ATGCGTAATTCGTTCAAGACCGCGATCGCGGCTGCGGCGCTTTCGGCCTGCACCACCAGTGGCATGCCCGCACAGGTCAGCCGCTACCAGCAGATGCCGGCGACCACCGGCGAAAGCTTCTTCGTCGTTGCCGCCGACCCGGCCAAGCAGGGCAGCCTGGAATTCCAGCGCTTTGGTGAGCTGGTCTCTGCAGAAATGGCAGCGCAGGGCTATGCCATGGCGTCTTCGCCTGACGACGCGACCATGCTGGTCCAGGTCGATTATGGCGTCGATGAAGGCCGCGACCGCACGGTCTCCGATCCCTATTATGACCGCTTCGGTTGGGACCGCGGCTGGGCCAGCCCCTATCGCAGCGGCTTCCTTCGCCCGGTCTATTATCGTGACCGGCACGGCAATCTGCGCCGAACCTATGTCCGCTCGGGCTATGGTTATGGCTATTATAGCGGTTGGGACGACCCTTTCTGGTTCTCTTCGGGTCGCAACCGCGTGCGCAGCTATACCGAATATCGCTCCAGCCTCGATGTCGACATCGTGCGCAACAATGGCGGCCCGATGCTGTTCGAAGGCACCGCGCAGGCCCGCAGCACCACCGATGACCTCGGCGAACTGGTCCCCAATCTGGTGACCGCCATGTTCACCGGCTTCCCGGGCCATAATGGCGAAACGGTGAAGATTACCGTGAAGCCTGAAAAGCAGGACTAA
- a CDS encoding DUF7010 family protein: MTDYAKMPLAEARRDYLEHSTAAMPVGGLISWGVFALLLLTMADRLPWWAALTVGAIPVPIALMIDKARGNMKAWSGGNDNPIAKLFFRSIALVGFMVPLVIAAYQQSGDLHLLILGMAILSGSVWVPHGWGADDPAGLRHFVLRALLCYAVYMMMDPPLRGAAIAGMTALTYVYAIIAMKKPASA, translated from the coding sequence AAGATGCCGCTGGCCGAGGCGCGGCGCGATTATCTGGAGCACAGCACGGCGGCAATGCCGGTGGGCGGATTGATCAGCTGGGGCGTCTTCGCGCTGCTGCTGCTGACCATGGCCGACCGACTGCCCTGGTGGGCCGCGCTGACGGTGGGTGCCATCCCCGTGCCCATCGCCCTCATGATCGACAAGGCGCGGGGCAATATGAAGGCGTGGAGTGGGGGCAATGACAATCCGATCGCCAAGTTGTTCTTCCGCTCGATTGCGCTAGTGGGCTTCATGGTGCCGCTGGTCATCGCGGCCTATCAGCAGAGCGGTGATCTACACCTGCTGATCCTGGGCATGGCGATCCTGTCGGGATCGGTTTGGGTGCCGCATGGCTGGGGCGCAGATGATCCAGCGGGTTTGCGCCATTTCGTGCTGCGCGCGCTGCTTTGCTACGCGGTCTATATGATGATGGATCCGCCGCTGCGCGGTGCGGCCATCGCCGGGATGACGGCGCTGACCTATGTCTATGCCATTATCGCGATGAAGAAGCCGGCCTCCGCGTAG